In Microbacterium esteraromaticum, the following proteins share a genomic window:
- a CDS encoding ABC-F family ATP-binding cassette domain-containing protein → MAHLLGAEGLHLEFPTRVVFDSVTLGIEEGDRIGIVGRNGDGKSSLLGMLAGRREPDAGRVTVRGGTTIGVLDQADTLDDDLTVGRAVVGDTPEHEWAGDAKVRDVIAGLVSDLDWNASVASLSGGQRRRVSLAKLLVGDWDIIALDEPTNHLDVEAITWLAAHLKSRWAKTAGALLVVTHDRWFLDEICTATWEVHDRIVEPFEGGYAAYILQRVERDRMAAASEAKRQNLARKELAWLRRGAPARTSKPKFRIDAANALIDDVPPIRDSVSLQSLAVSRLGKDVVDLLDAGVSYGDKVVLKDVEWRIAPGERTGILGVNGAGKSTLLGLVAGTVDPTEGRVKRGKTVQVRTLTQRIDELEQHWNDPVRTVINGLRTSYTFGAGSKAAELTPGQLLERLGFTSAQLSTPVKDLSGGQQRRLQLLLVLLDQPNVLILDEPTNDMDTDMLAAIEDLLDSWPGTLLVVSHDRYFLERVTDQQYAVLRGHVRHLPGGIDEYLRLRELEKHDKAGAAGGQAAPVKASGLEGAARRTAEKELSALERRMQKLNDQIDRAKHALADHDRSDYTGLGERMQKIQAQQDEVDELEMRWFELTEQLD, encoded by the coding sequence ATGGCACATCTTCTCGGAGCCGAAGGGCTTCATCTCGAGTTCCCCACCCGCGTCGTCTTCGACTCCGTCACCCTCGGTATCGAGGAGGGCGACCGCATCGGCATCGTCGGCCGCAACGGCGACGGCAAGTCGAGCCTGCTCGGCATGCTTGCCGGCAGGCGGGAGCCTGACGCCGGGCGCGTGACCGTCCGCGGCGGTACGACGATCGGAGTGCTCGACCAGGCGGACACCCTCGACGACGACCTCACCGTAGGGCGCGCCGTGGTCGGCGACACCCCCGAGCACGAGTGGGCGGGCGACGCGAAGGTGCGCGACGTCATCGCTGGACTGGTCTCGGACCTCGACTGGAACGCTTCGGTGGCGTCGCTCAGCGGTGGCCAGCGACGCCGTGTCTCGCTGGCGAAGCTGCTCGTCGGAGACTGGGACATCATCGCCCTCGACGAGCCGACCAACCACCTCGACGTCGAGGCGATCACCTGGCTCGCGGCCCACCTCAAGAGCCGCTGGGCGAAGACCGCAGGCGCTCTGCTCGTGGTCACGCACGACCGCTGGTTCCTCGACGAGATCTGCACCGCGACGTGGGAGGTGCACGACCGCATCGTCGAGCCCTTCGAGGGTGGCTACGCCGCGTACATCCTGCAGCGGGTCGAGCGCGACCGGATGGCCGCGGCGTCCGAGGCCAAGCGGCAGAACCTCGCCCGCAAGGAGCTCGCCTGGCTGCGCCGCGGCGCCCCCGCACGTACGAGCAAGCCGAAGTTCCGCATCGACGCCGCGAACGCCCTGATCGACGACGTGCCCCCGATCCGCGACTCGGTGTCGCTGCAGTCGCTGGCCGTGTCGCGACTCGGAAAGGACGTCGTCGACCTGCTCGACGCGGGCGTCTCATACGGCGACAAAGTCGTGCTCAAGGATGTCGAGTGGCGTATCGCACCGGGGGAGCGCACCGGGATCCTCGGCGTGAACGGTGCGGGCAAGTCCACGCTGCTGGGGCTGGTCGCCGGCACCGTCGACCCGACGGAGGGGCGCGTCAAGCGCGGCAAGACCGTGCAGGTGCGCACCCTCACCCAGCGGATCGACGAGCTCGAGCAGCACTGGAACGATCCGGTGCGCACGGTCATCAACGGGCTGCGTACCTCGTACACCTTCGGGGCAGGATCGAAGGCGGCCGAGCTCACTCCGGGGCAGCTGCTCGAGCGCCTCGGCTTCACCTCGGCCCAGCTGTCGACGCCGGTCAAGGATCTCTCGGGCGGCCAGCAGCGCCGCCTGCAGCTGCTGCTCGTGCTGCTCGACCAGCCCAACGTGCTGATCCTTGACGAGCCGACCAACGACATGGACACCGACATGCTCGCGGCGATCGAGGACCTGCTCGACTCGTGGCCCGGAACACTGCTCGTGGTCAGCCACGACCGGTACTTCCTCGAGCGGGTCACCGACCAGCAGTACGCCGTGCTGCGCGGGCACGTGCGGCACCTGCCGGGCGGCATCGACGAGTACCTGCGACTGCGCGAGCTCGAGAAGCACGACAAGGCCGGCGCCGCGGGCGGGCAGGCCGCCCCCGTCAAGGCATCCGGACTGGAGGGCGCGGCGCGGCGAACAGCCGAGAAGGAGCTCTCGGCGCTCGAACGACGGATGCAGAAGCTGAACGATCAGATCGACAGGGCCAAGCACGCGCTCGCCGATCACGACCGGTCCGACTACACGGGCCTGGGTGAGCGGATGCAGAAGATCCAGGCGCAGCAGGACGAAGTCGACGAGCTCGAGATGCGCTGGTTCGAGCTCACCGAGCAGCTCGACTGA
- a CDS encoding threonine/serine ThrE exporter family protein: MAAQKNWRVRLVEAIRVDASSRPETQAILSVDEMYARRVIELAMRIAEALIAVGAAANEVVLSATRVAAALGIRPVHVDITFNSIAVSYQGGESDPPFTAIRVVRAPVPDHAKLQQLQALVVEIEGGLALPEARVRFHAIRRMPFRYRPTVIVLAQALLAVGVCLLYGASWVTTLIAFFAACGAALTQRWMARMHVPFFFSQAAGALVVTAFAAATNALRTSGVAPFDEASIAVIVAAGIVLMLAGMSVVGAAQDAIDGFALTAGGRILDLALLTLGVVIGIVGGVALAQRLGVGFPLSTQPPALGPWAMQVVGVVLIAVTVAVWNGATSRTILVSAALGAIAWGGFSAAGAGGFGVPIASAAGALIASFVGTLIAHRLHVPSIAVTTAAIVPMVPGSVVYRGLLGIVEAEQDPIGLILGFSDLMQAGAVGLALASGASLGLVLGAPVRDTLQSVVRRRGRIR, encoded by the coding sequence ATGGCTGCACAGAAGAACTGGCGCGTGCGTCTGGTCGAGGCCATCCGCGTCGATGCCTCGTCCCGCCCCGAGACCCAGGCGATCCTGTCGGTCGACGAGATGTATGCCCGACGCGTGATCGAACTCGCGATGCGCATCGCAGAAGCGCTCATCGCTGTCGGCGCGGCGGCCAACGAGGTGGTGCTCTCGGCGACCCGCGTCGCCGCGGCCCTCGGGATCAGGCCCGTGCACGTCGACATCACCTTCAACTCCATCGCGGTGTCGTACCAGGGTGGCGAGTCCGACCCGCCGTTCACGGCGATCCGGGTCGTCCGGGCGCCGGTTCCCGACCACGCCAAGCTCCAGCAGCTGCAGGCGCTCGTCGTCGAGATCGAGGGCGGTCTCGCCCTGCCCGAGGCGCGCGTGCGCTTCCATGCCATCCGGCGCATGCCCTTCCGCTACCGCCCGACGGTGATCGTCCTCGCGCAGGCGCTGCTGGCGGTCGGCGTCTGCCTGCTGTACGGGGCATCGTGGGTCACGACGCTCATCGCGTTCTTCGCGGCATGCGGCGCTGCGCTCACCCAGAGGTGGATGGCCCGCATGCACGTGCCGTTCTTCTTCTCGCAGGCCGCAGGAGCGCTCGTCGTCACGGCGTTCGCCGCGGCCACCAATGCACTGCGCACGAGCGGCGTCGCGCCCTTCGACGAGGCCAGCATCGCCGTGATCGTCGCCGCGGGGATCGTGCTCATGCTCGCCGGGATGTCGGTCGTGGGAGCGGCGCAGGACGCCATCGACGGCTTCGCGCTGACAGCGGGTGGACGCATCCTCGACCTCGCTCTGCTCACGCTCGGCGTCGTGATCGGCATCGTCGGCGGAGTCGCGCTCGCACAGCGGCTCGGAGTCGGCTTCCCGCTGTCGACCCAGCCGCCCGCCCTCGGCCCCTGGGCCATGCAGGTGGTGGGGGTCGTTCTGATCGCCGTCACGGTCGCGGTGTGGAACGGCGCCACCTCGCGTACCATTCTCGTCTCGGCCGCGCTCGGCGCGATCGCGTGGGGCGGATTCAGTGCCGCCGGGGCGGGCGGGTTCGGCGTGCCGATCGCCAGCGCCGCCGGCGCCCTGATCGCGAGCTTCGTGGGCACTCTCATCGCGCACCGACTGCACGTCCCGTCGATCGCGGTGACCACGGCCGCGATCGTGCCCATGGTGCCCGGATCGGTCGTGTACCGCGGCCTGCTGGGCATCGTCGAGGCCGAGCAGGATCCGATCGGCCTCATCCTCGGCTTCTCCGACCTGATGCAGGCAGGCGCGGTGGGCCTGGCCCTGGCGTCGGGGGCATCCCTCGGACTCGTCCTCGGCGCACCCGTCCGCGACACGCTGCAGAGCGTTGTGCGCCGTCGGGGCCGCATCCGCTGA